The DNA region GGGCGGTGAACGGCGACCTGAGCGTGACCCTGGCGCGCGACCTGCGGCGGCCCCTCTCCGTCCTGACTCCCGGGGCGGGCGGGAGCGTGCGCCTGGGTTGGGCGCTGCTCGCCGCCCTCGCGGGGCTGCTGGGCCTGACCCTGCTCCTGCTCGTGCCCCGCCCGCCGGGGGCCGCACGGCTGGGCCGCCCCGCCCTCTACCGCCTCGCCGCGCTCCTCCTCCCCGGCTCGGGCCTGCTGGAAGGCGCCTGGGGCGGCGTGCTCCTGCTCGCGTGGGGGGCGGCGCTGGCGGCCCTCGCGCCCCTGGCGGGTCTCACCCGCCCCCCCGCCTTCCTCGACCCCGCCCAGCCCGGCGTCCGCACCGTGCTGCTCGCGCTGCTGGCGGGCACCTACGGGGTCAACCTGGCCGCCCTCGTCGCGGCAGAGGTGAGGCACGCGCGGCGGAGGGGAGAGGACTGACCCTGGCCCTCACCTCCTTCGGAGGATGCCCACCTTTCCTTCATCCTCGGGAAGAGTTGGTTCCCCGGTGGGTGGAAAAGGGAGATCTCGCGCTCAGGCACGATGTCTCCGACCCTTCCCACCCGTGCCGAACCCCGGCAGGAAAGGGACGGAAATGCCCAGACGCGGGTCAGCTTCGCCCCGCATACTTCGCGGGTGCCTGTGCGCTTCTTCCCCTCCACGTCCACCCCCCGCACCTTGACAAGGCGCTTCCTCTCCCCGGCCCGCGCCCTGCTCGCCGCACTCGCGCTGGGCCTGCCCGCTTCCGCCGCCGCCCTGGGGGCCGTGCAACTCACGGTCACGACCGACCAGCCCGCCGCCTTCCTAAACGGGGAGGCCGCCACCTTCGCCGCCCCGCCGCGCCTGATCGGGGGGCGCGTGATGCTGCCGCTGCGCGAGACGGCGGCCCTGCTGGGGCAGACGCTGGGCACCGGCGCCGGGCAGGTGCAGCTCGGTCGGCTGACGGTAGACCCCGCCCGGGGCGCCGCCTTCCTCGCCGGCGCCCTCCAGCCCGAGGGCAGCGTCGCCACCGTGGGCACCACCCTGTACGTCAGCGCCCGGCTCCTCGCCGACGCCCTGAACGCGAACCTGAGCGTCGAGGACAATGGCCGGACCCTGACACTGACGGCGCTGCGCGAGGGCGGCAATCCCCTCGCCCCGCAGGCCCGCTTCTCGACCGACAAGGGCGTGTACGCCCCCGGCGAACGGGTGATCTTCACCGACTACCCCTTCGACCCCGACGGGGCCGACATCGTGAGCCGCCGTTGGGCCGGGCGGCAGGAGGTGTACTTCCAGCCCGGTACGTACACCGTCACCCTCCAGGTCACGAACAGCCGGGGCCTCCAGAGCACGCCCTTTTCCCGCATGATCCGGGTGGAGGGCACGCCGGTGGACTCCCCGCTCTCGTACGCCCTGAAGTACGCCGAGCCCGGCGACCGCTTCCCCGACCCCCAGGTGCTGAGTTACCCCTCCGCCCCCGTTCAGACGGTCGCGGGACCCGGTTCCCCGCTGCTGTTCAGCGACAGCCCCGAGGCCCCCACCCAGAGCGGCATCCTGTACCAGGACACGGTGGCGGGTCGGGCGCGGCTCCTCGCCTACCACCTCAACTCGCTGGGGCGGCCCGCGCGGCTGTACGTGCTCGCGCGCAACCTGGAGCCCCGCACGGTCGAGGTGCGCACCGAGCGGCTGGGC from Deinococcus aetherius includes:
- a CDS encoding copper amine oxidase N-terminal domain-containing protein, with the protein product MLAALALGLPASAAALGAVQLTVTTDQPAAFLNGEAATFAAPPRLIGGRVMLPLRETAALLGQTLGTGAGQVQLGRLTVDPARGAAFLAGALQPEGSVATVGTTLYVSARLLADALNANLSVEDNGRTLTLTALREGGNPLAPQARFSTDKGVYAPGERVIFTDYPFDPDGADIVSRRWAGRQEVYFQPGTYTVTLQVTNSRGLQSTPFSRMIRVEGTPVDSPLSYALKYAEPGDRFPDPQVLSYPSAPVQTVAGPGSPLLFSDSPEAPTQSGILYQDTVAGRARLLAYHLNSLGRPARLYVLARNLEPRTVEVRTERLGETAPTRIEGLLGQVTLLDYFAGAGAHTLTVPAGGSVPVYASPTLGPGTGVNVLQDLTTSGRVELTFLMLEESLPPTAQVAQQLPYLQPDGRHQRGTFPNAVRSLRVNLTTLPARIVIGDGQVDPAVTGTDVLTGQPQRLLGNYGVLYDLEVSGAAGTAVALSPRGGLYRGAMNVQDGPLSQTIKLPRSGNALTPDQPVLLWRSQTDRLNIDFVPASGSNLPVSLIFYRARTGPGVDVGLKTYQP